The Plasmodium yoelii strain 17X genome assembly, chromosome: 14 DNA segment aaattataaatatagatatatctagaaaattataaatatagatatatacacatatttatgcatgtatgtatgcatgtattaaattagtttacaaagataaaaaatgaacGTCGTAATATGGTTCTTAACATCTTTGGTGATGTATATCTTCTTTTTAAACTATGAGAGcttgatatatttaatgaatgggagcttaaataaaatattgtataaatataatatatataaatatgttgaatactatttgcatatatttttagaatatgggtttgtgtgtatatatgtttttgtTGCATTCCAGCCTACtaaaaatgtgtataaaAAGCGtagtaaatataattatatatttgcaaaaatattattaatatatttttttttcttttttttccatttcattattaatataaaaaacaattttccACTTAatgcattttatttagttattattatttttcatttatctgaattttttttgtcttttatacataataaaaataattataattattataatttcttAGTAAATCCAAATTATGGTtatgtgtatttttttatcttaaCATTAATTGAATATTATACTaagatatttttatttgttatattacatttttgtgaaaaatggataaataaaagaatattacataatcttttaatatttaattatttttttttcaaaaattatatcgAAAATTATGGAATATGCATCTACACCTACCCAGATAAAATTGTCTTAACTAGATGGACAAATTATTCGCAAAAAAATATCGAAATATATTCTACTTTTAGAAAAAGTGCATTTCTtcacaataataataataataataacaataacaataacaaaataaataatatgcaatTAACAAAAGatctattaataaataaattttctcCGTTTGGAAAAGTTCGAAATAGAATATTTATGACCAACCTttcaaacaaatataaaattatagcTACCAATAAATATGACACTATATTAAACTCAGTATacagaaaaataaataagaaaaataaagagaaagaaaattataaatatgaaatggaaaaaacaaataatatacattctttgtctattaatattgatgatattattttggataaatatcaaaaatgtcTTTTTACAAATCAAATATCAAATATTCTGAACAAACCaaacataaaaatgtataatttaaCCAActctttttttatcaaaattattttaaaatatggggatatatttgaaaaatacgATATACCAAGATATtacaacaaaaaatataataactattatttattcattgttttattatcattattatttagcTTAATGGGATTAATTTTAAGAATATTTGGTTTGTTGCATTGCTCCaaaaatttttgtttttatgttttaaatgcagatttattaataaataaatatatcaaaaataagCATAGTTTGGTAACATGgggattatataaatatatgcgcCACCCATGTTATACTGGCTGGTTCTACTACTCTTTGTGTAagttaaaaattaatatattccaACATCTAACTATCTATATGCACATGCATACATACGTATATGCATTTCATTTTCACAGTTTTACAGCTTTCcttatttaacattttcggATTTTTCTTATGTTTTATTGTATCATGG contains these protein-coding regions:
- a CDS encoding protein-S-isoprenylcysteine O-methyltransferase, putative; translation: MNVVIWFLTSLVMYIFFLNYESLIYLMNGSLNKILYKYNIYKYVEYYLHIFLEYGFVCIYVFVAFQPTKNVYKKRSKYNYIFAKILLIYFFFFFFHFIINIKNNFPLNAFYLVIIIFHLSEFFLSFIHNKNNYNYYNFLVNPNYGYVYFFILTLIEYYTKIFLFVILHFCEKWINKRILHNLLIFNYFFFKNYIENYGICIYTYPDKIVLTRWTNYSQKNIEIYSTFRKSAFLHNNNNNNNNNNNKINNMQLTKDLLINKFSPFGKVRNRIFMTNLSNKYKIIATNKYDTILNSVYRKINKKNKEKENYKYEMEKTNNIHSLSINIDDIILDKYQKCLFTNQISNILNKPNIKMYNLTNSFFIKIILKYGDIFEKYDIPRYYNKKYNNYYLFIVLLSLLFSLMGLILRIFGLLHCSKNFCFYVLNADLLINKYIKNKHSLVTWGLYKYMRHPCYTGWFYYSLFLQLSLFNIFGFFLCFIVSWLYFYNTIKREEKFLIECYDEKYRKYKAQTPHIYIPFMKNL